From the Deinococcus gobiensis I-0 genome, the window TGAGGTAGCCCGCCCGCAGGCCCACGCTGCCGCCCAGCGCCACCCGCGTCACGCCCAGCAGCGCGGCCACGTCGGCGATCTTCCAGGCGACCAGGGCCGCCGAGTGGGCGTAGGCGGCCTCGGCCTCCGGCGCTTCTCCGCCCTCGGCCGCGTCGCACAGGGCGCGGGCGTCGGGGTAGCCGGCCCGTCCGGCCTGGACCCCCAGGGCGGTGCCGCTCGTCTCGAATTCCAGCGGCCCCAGCGCGTAGGGCAGCCCCGGCACCGCGTGTCCGGGTTGCCACGCGGCCGGCACCGACACGAAGCCCAGCTCGGCGTCCAGGCCGTTGCCTGCCAGGTGCAACTGACCCCCCAGGACCAGCCCGCCGCCGACCCCGGTACTGACCGTCACGAACATGAATTCCTGCGTGCCCCGTCCCGCCCCGGCGGCGTATTCCCCCCAGGCGGCGGCGCGGGCGTCGTTCAGGGCGCGGGCGTTCAGGCCCAGTGCCGTGCCCAGGGTGTCTTGCAGCGCGATGTCGGTCCAGCCCGGAAAGGTATGGGTGGCCGTGGCCGTCACGCGCCCCCCGGCCACGGCGCCCGCGCAGGCGATGCCCAGCGCCCCGGCCCGCGCGGCGAGCGGGCTGGCGAGTTCGGCGGCGGCGGCGAGGACGGCCTCCGGCGTGGCCGGTCTGGGCGTGGAGGCCTGAAGACGCTCGGTGACGCGGCCCCCCTCGACGAGCGCGGCGCGCATGGAGGTGCCGCCGATGTCCAGCGCGAGGAGGGCGGTGGGGGAGACGAGATCGGCCGGGGTCATGCCCCCATTCTGAGGGCTCGCCGCCGCCTCCCCGGGCCGTTGCGTGGGCAGGGCTACTGGGGGAGACGGAATACCCGAACACCCGAGGGGACGGCGCAGGCCCGTCCCTGTCGCCCGCCACTTTCCTGGTCGCCTGACCGCTGTATGGGGCCGCCTGTACCGAAGCGTGGACGCGGCGACCCAGTCTGAATCCGTATTACTGGCAGGCGATCTGGACGGTCACGCCCCCGAGTTTGCGGCCGTTGCTGTCGGAAGACCAGGTGCGCTGCACGGTGACCGATCCGCCTTCGCTGAAGGTGAAGACCTGAAATCTGGAGCTTCCTGACGGCGACGCGCCCCCAGTGATCTTTTCTTCGATCAGGCGCTGATTTGCCACGCAGTTGTTCGCCTGATCCAGCGACAGAAGTTTCGAATAGACCCGGTAATCTCTGGCTGCCTGGACACCTGTGACCCGCTGCGCCAGATCACCGACGGCGCCGACATGGCCTGCGCTGCCTGCTAAGGCAAGAGCTGCCAGGAACTTGATAGAGGTGACGGCCTTCGAACGTGCAAAATTTCTCATGGCGAGAAGGTAAACAGCATTTCTGATATCCGACTGAAATCAGATTTGCTTGAGGAATGAGAATTCAATCAAAGCCCTACGGATTTTAATGAATCGAAACGATATTTGACGTAAGGCGATCCAGCTCATGGAGTGCGGACGACGATGCCTTTGCGTTCTGGCTACCAGCTTTGCAAATGCAGTCTTCCCCAGCTCTCTTCTGGAAGGTGGTCGAGACACTGCCGGATACGACCAGTCCGGTTACTCGGCCACGACCCGGCCGCCCCAGCCGACCACGAAATGCAGCCCCGCCTCGGCGTCGGCCGCCGCGCTCTGGCCGGACACCTTCAGGACCACGCGCCGGGTGCCCTCGTCCAGCGGGCCATGCCATGTCTGGGTGGGCCACAGGGGAGGCAGGACCACGCACGACTGGGCACAGACCACAGCGCCGCGCAGCACCGCGCCGCTGTGGTTGGCGACCTGCACGCCCCCGCCGGGCCCGGCCAGCATGGCGGCCCAGCCCCCCAGCGTCAGCAGGAAGAGGAGTCCGCTCGTGGGCCAGGGAGCAGCGCGTCGCCACATGTCCTCAGCATGACACCCCGAAGTTCAGCGCCGCGTCAGCCTTTTGGCGCAGCTTCTCTCACGTTCAGGGGAAAGACCCCCGTGAACAGTCGGGGCCAGGCCAGATGCGCTTCTCCGGTGTGCAGGGTCAGGCCGGTGGCAGCGAAGTGCGCGGACCACAGCGCCTCCAGCCGGGGAGTCAGGCGTGCGCGGAGTTCGCGCTCGGCGTCGGCCCGCGCCTCCCCCAGGTCGAAGGGGCTGGGGTGGCCCAGCGCGGCCCGCACCTCCGGCCGTACGAAGGCCTGGTACAGCGCGTCGTCCACCATCCGCCCGAACAGGGCCCCGGCGTGCCCGGCACGGTCGCGCACCAGCCCGGCCAGTGCCCCGAAGGCCACGGCCGACCCCAGGGTGTTGCCGGCCGTGTTCCAGGCCCCGTAGCCGGCCAGCCGGGCCAGCGGCAGCGCCTGGAGCAGCCCCCACAGCCGCCGCTCGGCCCCGTTGGGGTAGGCGATGTCGGCGAGGCTCACGGCCCGGCCTGCGTCCAGGTCGACGCGCACGGCGTCCACGAAGGCGGGGAGGTGTCGCCAGGGCGTATCCACCGTGGCGAGGTCGGGCTGCACGTTCGCCTGCCGCTGCCCCGGGGTGTTCACCGCCAGCACGAAGTCGGCCTCCCCCACGCTGTCGGCGGGCAC encodes:
- a CDS encoding ROK family protein: MTPADLVSPTALLALDIGGTSMRAALVEGGRVTERLQASTPRPATPEAVLAAAAELASPLAARAGALGIACAGAVAGGRVTATATHTFPGWTDIALQDTLGTALGLNARALNDARAAAWGEYAAGAGRGTQEFMFVTVSTGVGGGLVLGGQLHLAGNGLDAELGFVSVPAAWQPGHAVPGLPYALGPLEFETSGTALGVQAGRAGYPDARALCDAAEGGEAPEAEAAYAHSAALVAWKIADVAALLGVTRVALGGSVGLRAGYLTRVRGALAAFPERYRPEVVHAELGADAGLIGAALWAGREALQTAGAGGRPATELTP